One Oncorhynchus keta strain PuntledgeMale-10-30-2019 unplaced genomic scaffold, Oket_V2 Un_contig_1863_pilon_pilon, whole genome shotgun sequence DNA window includes the following coding sequences:
- the LOC118363206 gene encoding runt-related transcription factor 1-like isoform X2 produces the protein MVFLWDAKYDPAPGRRFSPPSTTLLSGKMSEGLPLGAQESSSAALVGKLRIADRGMVEVLSEHPGELVRTDSPNFICSVLPTHWRCNKTLPIAFKVVALGDIPDGTLVTVMAGNDENYSAELRNATAALKNQVARFNDLRFVGRSGRGKSFTLTITVFTNPPQVATYQRAIKITVDGPREPRRHRQKLEDVKTGALAFSERLSELEQLRRSSMRVTPPHHHHHHAPTPNPRPALNPAQFSNPTHHTQIPDSRQMQTSPSWSYEQSYPYLGQITTPTVHSTTPISPSRSSLSDLSSRLSGPDLTAFSDPRMSLDRPFSSLTSLPDSRYPDPRMHYPTGAFTYTPNPVSNGAIGLTMATTPAGRYHTYLPPPYPTNAPQGQSGPFQAGSSPYHLYYSTAAGSYQFSMMAGGGGERSPPRIFPPCTNASTGSSLLHPSLPNQSEGVGVEAEGSHSSSPTNMVPEAVWRPY, from the exons ATGGTCTTCCTTTGGGACGCCAAATACG ACCCAGCACCTGGTCGGCGCTTCTCCCCTCCTTCCACCACCCTGTTGTCAGGTAAGATGAGTGAGGGTCTGCCCCTGGGTGCCCAGGAGAGCAGTAGCGCCGCCCTGGTGGGAAAGCTGCGTATTGCAGACCGAGGCATGGTGGAGGTGCTGTCAGAACACCCAGGAGAACTGGTGAGGACAGACAGCCCCAACTTCATCTGTTCTGTCCTACCCACACACTGGAGGTGCAACAAGACGCTGCCCATCGCATTCAAG GTGGTTGCCCTTGGTGATATCCCTGATGGTACCTTGGTCACGGTGATGGCGGGGAACGATGAGAACTACTCAGCAGAGCTCCGCAATGCCACGGCCGCCCTCAAGAACCAGGTGGCTCGCTTCAACGACCTGCGCTTCGTAGGCCGCAGCGgacgag GGAAGAGTTTCACTCTGACCATCACAGTGTTCACCAACCCTCCCCAGGTGGCCACCTACCAGAGAGCTATCAAGATCACCGTGGACGGGCCCAGAGAACCACGAC GCCACAGACAGAAGCTGGAGGATGTGAAGACGGGAGCATTGGCCTTCTCCGAGCGTCTGAGTGAGCTAGAGCAACTAAGGCGGAGCTCCATGAGGGTCACGCCccctcaccatcatcaccaccacgcCCCCACTCCCAATCCCCGGCCCGCCCTGAACCCGGCCCAGTTCAgcaaccccacacaccacacacagatacCAG ACTCTAGGCAGATGCAGACATCTCCGTCGTGGTCCTATGAGCAGTCCTACCCCTACCTGGGTCAGATAACCACGCCCACCGTCCACTCAACTACGCCCATATCACCCAGCCGCTCCTCCCTCAGTGACCTGTCCAGCCGCCTCTCAG GCCCTGACCTCACAGCCTTCAGCGACCCCCGTATGTCCCTGGATCGGCCGTTCTCCTCCCTGACCTCGCTCCCTGACAGCCGCTACCCTGACCCACGCATGCACTACCCTACTGGGGCCTTCACATACACCCCTAACCCTGTATCCAACGGCGCCATTGGACTGACCATGGCGACCACCCCTGCTGGGCGTTACCACACCTACCTCCCCCCGCCCTACCCCACAAACGCCCCCCAGGGCCAAAGTGGACCGTTCCAGGCCGGTTCCTCTCCCTATCACCTGTATTATAGCACGGCCGCTGGGTCCTACCAATTCTCAATGATGGCGGGGGGAGGCGGGGAGCGGTCTCCTCCGAGGATATTCCCTCCCTGCACCAACGCATCCACAGGCTCCTCCCTCCTGCACCCGTCTCTGCCAAATCAGAGCGAAGGGGTGGGGGTGGAAGCGGAGGGAAGTCACAGTAGCTCCCCTACCAATATGGTACCCGAGGCTGTATGGCGGCCATATTGA
- the LOC118363206 gene encoding runt-related transcription factor 1-like isoform X1 yields the protein MASNSIFESMSSYQPCFIRDPAPGRRFSPPSTTLLSGKMSEGLPLGAQESSSAALVGKLRIADRGMVEVLSEHPGELVRTDSPNFICSVLPTHWRCNKTLPIAFKVVALGDIPDGTLVTVMAGNDENYSAELRNATAALKNQVARFNDLRFVGRSGRGKSFTLTITVFTNPPQVATYQRAIKITVDGPREPRRHRQKLEDVKTGALAFSERLSELEQLRRSSMRVTPPHHHHHHAPTPNPRPALNPAQFSNPTHHTQIPGESSLMVPHTDISLSSHSEITGIMPPHT from the exons ACCCAGCACCTGGTCGGCGCTTCTCCCCTCCTTCCACCACCCTGTTGTCAGGTAAGATGAGTGAGGGTCTGCCCCTGGGTGCCCAGGAGAGCAGTAGCGCCGCCCTGGTGGGAAAGCTGCGTATTGCAGACCGAGGCATGGTGGAGGTGCTGTCAGAACACCCAGGAGAACTGGTGAGGACAGACAGCCCCAACTTCATCTGTTCTGTCCTACCCACACACTGGAGGTGCAACAAGACGCTGCCCATCGCATTCAAG GTGGTTGCCCTTGGTGATATCCCTGATGGTACCTTGGTCACGGTGATGGCGGGGAACGATGAGAACTACTCAGCAGAGCTCCGCAATGCCACGGCCGCCCTCAAGAACCAGGTGGCTCGCTTCAACGACCTGCGCTTCGTAGGCCGCAGCGgacgag GGAAGAGTTTCACTCTGACCATCACAGTGTTCACCAACCCTCCCCAGGTGGCCACCTACCAGAGAGCTATCAAGATCACCGTGGACGGGCCCAGAGAACCACGAC GCCACAGACAGAAGCTGGAGGATGTGAAGACGGGAGCATTGGCCTTCTCCGAGCGTCTGAGTGAGCTAGAGCAACTAAGGCGGAGCTCCATGAGGGTCACGCCccctcaccatcatcaccaccacgcCCCCACTCCCAATCCCCGGCCCGCCCTGAACCCGGCCCAGTTCAgcaaccccacacaccacacacagatacCAGGTGAGTCTTCTCTCATGGTACCACATACAGACATTTCACTGTCATCACACAGTGAAATCACTGGCATTATGCCTCCACATACGTAG
- the LOC127920212 gene encoding uncharacterized protein LOC127920212 isoform X2, protein MSAVLGKDVVSESVVSESVVSNVVGKGVVGKGVMSDVVSKGVVSKGVMSKGVMSEGVLSESVVSKAVVSKGVMSKGVVSEGVVSEGVMSKGVMSKGVVSEGVVSEGVVSERVVSECVVSKAVVSKAVVNKGVMSKGVVSERVVSECVVSKTVVSKGVVSESVVSEGVVSESVVSESVVSEGVVSESVVSEGVVSESVVSEGVVSERVVSECVVSKTVVSKGVVSESVVSEGVVSESVVSESVVSEGVVSESVVSEGVVSESVVSEGVVSESVVSEGVVSESVVSEGVVSESVVSEGVVSESVVSEGVVSESVVSESVVSESVVSESVVSEGVVSESVESFTHSHKTTSLTSLLNHIQYRHL, encoded by the exons ATGAGTGCTGTATTGGGTAAAGATGTAGTGAGTGAAAGTGTAGTGAGTGAAAGTGTAGTGAGTAATGTAGTGGGTAAAGGTGTAGTGGGTAAAGGTGTAATGAGTGAtgtagtgagtaaaggtgtagtgagtaaaggtgtaATGAGTAAAGGTGTAATGAGTGAAGGTGTATTGAGTGAAAGTGTAGTGAGTAAAGCtgtagtgagtaaaggtgtaatgagtaaaggtgtagtgagtgaAGGTGTAGTGAGTGAAGGTGTAATGAGTAAAGGTGTAAtgagtaaaggtgtagtgagtgaAGGTGTAGTGAGTGAAGGTGTAGTGAGTGAAAGAGTAGTGAGTGAATGTGTCGTGAGTAAAGCTGTAGTGAGTAAAGCTGTAGTGAATAAAGGTGTAAtgagtaaaggtgtagtgagtgaAAGAGTAGTGAGTGAATGTGTAGTGAGTAAAACtgtagtgagtaaaggtgtagtgagtgaAAGTGTTGTGAGTGAAGGTGTTGTGAGTGAGAGTGTAGTGAGTGAAAGTGTAGTGAGTGAAGGTGTTGTGAGTGAAAGTGTAGTGAGTGAAGGTGTTGTGAGTGAAA GTGTAGTGAGTGAAGGTGTAGTGAGTGAAAGAGTAGTGAGTGAATGTGTAGTGAGTAAAACtgtagtgagtaaaggtgtagtgagtgaAAGTGTTGTGAGTGAAGGTGTTGTGAGTGAGAGTGTAGTGAGTGAAAGTGTAGTGAGTGAAGGTGTTGTGAGTGAAAGTGTAGTGAGTGAAGGTGTTGTGAGTGAAAGTGTAGTGAGTGAAGGTGTTGTGAGTGAAAGTGTAGTGAGTGAAGGTGTTGTGAGTGAAAGTGTAGTGAGTGAAGGTGTTGTGAGTGAAAGTGTAGTGAGTGAAGGTGTAGTGAGTGAAAGTGTAGTGAGTGAAG gtgtagtgagtgaAAGTGTAGTGAGTGAAAGTGTAGTGAGTGAAA GTGTTGTGAGTGAAAGTGTAGTGAGTGAAGGTGTAGTGAGTGAAAGTGTTGAGAGTTTTACACACTCACATAAAACTACTTCCCTCACATCTCTCCTCAATCACATCCAGTATAGACATCTGTAA
- the LOC127920212 gene encoding uncharacterized protein LOC127920212 isoform X4 — protein MSAVLGKDVVSESVVSESVVSNVVGKGVVGKGVMSDVVSKGVVSKGVMSKGVMSEGVLSESVVSKAVVSKGVMSKGVVSEGVVSEGVMSKGVMSKGVVSEGVVSEGVVSERVVSECVVSKAVVSKAVVNKGVMSKGVVSERVVSECVVSKTVVSKGVVSESVVSEGVVSESVVSESVVSEGVVSESVVSEGVVSESVVSEGVVSERVVSECVVSKTVVSKGVVSESVVSEGVVSESVVSESVVSEGVVSESVVSEGVVSESVVSEGVVSESVVSEGVVSESVVSEGVVSKSVVSDVVSEGVVSESE, from the exons ATGAGTGCTGTATTGGGTAAAGATGTAGTGAGTGAAAGTGTAGTGAGTGAAAGTGTAGTGAGTAATGTAGTGGGTAAAGGTGTAGTGGGTAAAGGTGTAATGAGTGAtgtagtgagtaaaggtgtagtgagtaaaggtgtaATGAGTAAAGGTGTAATGAGTGAAGGTGTATTGAGTGAAAGTGTAGTGAGTAAAGCtgtagtgagtaaaggtgtaatgagtaaaggtgtagtgagtgaAGGTGTAGTGAGTGAAGGTGTAATGAGTAAAGGTGTAAtgagtaaaggtgtagtgagtgaAGGTGTAGTGAGTGAAGGTGTAGTGAGTGAAAGAGTAGTGAGTGAATGTGTCGTGAGTAAAGCTGTAGTGAGTAAAGCTGTAGTGAATAAAGGTGTAAtgagtaaaggtgtagtgagtgaAAGAGTAGTGAGTGAATGTGTAGTGAGTAAAACtgtagtgagtaaaggtgtagtgagtgaAAGTGTTGTGAGTGAAGGTGTTGTGAGTGAGAGTGTAGTGAGTGAAAGTGTAGTGAGTGAAGGTGTTGTGAGTGAAAGTGTAGTGAGTGAAGGTGTTGTGAGTGAAA GTGTAGTGAGTGAAGGTGTAGTGAGTGAAAGAGTAGTGAGTGAATGTGTAGTGAGTAAAACtgtagtgagtaaaggtgtagtgagtgaAAGTGTTGTGAGTGAAGGTGTTGTGAGTGAGAGTGTAGTGAGTGAAAGTGTAGTGAGTGAAGGTGTTGTGAGTGAAAGTGTAGTGAGTGAAGGTGTTGTGAGTGAAAGTGTAGTGAGTGAAGGTGTTGTGAGTGAAAGTGTAGTGAGTGAAGGTGTTGTGAGTGAAAGTGTAGTGAGTGAAG GTGTAGTGAGTAAAAGTGTAGTGAGTGATGTAGTGAGTGAAGGTGTAGTGAGTGAAAGTGAGTGA
- the LOC127920212 gene encoding uncharacterized protein LOC127920212 isoform X3 codes for MSAVLGKDVVSESVVSESVVSNVVGKGVVGKGVMSDVVSKGVVSKGVMSKGVMSEGVLSESVVSKAVVSKGVMSKGVVSEGVVSEGVMSKGVMSKGVVSEGVVSEGVVSERVVSECVVSKAVVSKAVVNKGVMSKGVVSERVVSECVVSKTVVSKGVVSESVVSEGVVSESVVSESVVSEGVVSESVVSEGVVSESVVSEGVVSERVVSECVVSKTVVSKGVVSESVVSEGVVSESVVSESVVSEGVVSESVVSEGVVSESVVSEGVVSESVVSEGVVSESVVSEGVVSESVVSEGVVSKSVVSDVVSEGVVSESE; via the exons ATGAGTGCTGTATTGGGTAAAGATGTAGTGAGTGAAAGTGTAGTGAGTGAAAGTGTAGTGAGTAATGTAGTGGGTAAAGGTGTAGTGGGTAAAGGTGTAATGAGTGAtgtagtgagtaaaggtgtagtgagtaaaggtgtaATGAGTAAAGGTGTAATGAGTGAAGGTGTATTGAGTGAAAGTGTAGTGAGTAAAGCtgtagtgagtaaaggtgtaatgagtaaaggtgtagtgagtgaAGGTGTAGTGAGTGAAGGTGTAATGAGTAAAGGTGTAAtgagtaaaggtgtagtgagtgaAGGTGTAGTGAGTGAAGGTGTAGTGAGTGAAAGAGTAGTGAGTGAATGTGTCGTGAGTAAAGCTGTAGTGAGTAAAGCTGTAGTGAATAAAGGTGTAAtgagtaaaggtgtagtgagtgaAAGAGTAGTGAGTGAATGTGTAGTGAGTAAAACtgtagtgagtaaaggtgtagtgagtgaAAGTGTTGTGAGTGAAGGTGTTGTGAGTGAGAGTGTAGTGAGTGAAAGTGTAGTGAGTGAAGGTGTTGTGAGTGAAAGTGTAGTGAGTGAAGGTGTTGTGAGTGAAA GTGTAGTGAGTGAAGGTGTAGTGAGTGAAAGAGTAGTGAGTGAATGTGTAGTGAGTAAAACtgtagtgagtaaaggtgtagtgagtgaAAGTGTTGTGAGTGAAGGTGTTGTGAGTGAGAGTGTAGTGAGTGAAAGTGTAGTGAGTGAAGGTGTTGTGAGTGAAAGTGTAGTGAGTGAAGGTGTTGTGAGTGAAAGTGTAGTGAGTGAAGGTGTTGTGAGTGAAAGTGTAGTGAGTGAAGGTGTTGTGAGTGAAAGTGTAGTGAGTGAAGGTGTTGTGAGTGAAAGTGTAGTGAGTGAAG GTGTAGTGAGTAAAAGTGTAGTGAGTGATGTAGTGAGTGAAGGTGTAGTGAGTGAAAGTGAGTGA
- the LOC127920212 gene encoding uncharacterized protein LOC127920212 isoform X5 encodes MSAVLGKDVVSESVVSESVVSNVVGKGVVGKGVMSDVVSKGVVSKGVMSKGVMSEGVLSESVVSKAVVSKGVMSKGVVSEGVVSEGVMSKGVMSKGVVSEGVVSEGVVSERVVSECVVSKAVVSKAVVNKGVMSKGVVSERVVSECVVSKTVVSKGVVSESVVSEGVVSESVVSESVVSEGVVSESVVSEGVVSESVVSEGVVSERVVSECVVSKTVVSKGVVSESVVSEGVVSESVVSESVVSEGVVSESVVSESVVSESVVSESVVSEGVVSESVESFTHSHKTTSLTSLLNHIQYRHL; translated from the exons ATGAGTGCTGTATTGGGTAAAGATGTAGTGAGTGAAAGTGTAGTGAGTGAAAGTGTAGTGAGTAATGTAGTGGGTAAAGGTGTAGTGGGTAAAGGTGTAATGAGTGAtgtagtgagtaaaggtgtagtgagtaaaggtgtaATGAGTAAAGGTGTAATGAGTGAAGGTGTATTGAGTGAAAGTGTAGTGAGTAAAGCtgtagtgagtaaaggtgtaatgagtaaaggtgtagtgagtgaAGGTGTAGTGAGTGAAGGTGTAATGAGTAAAGGTGTAAtgagtaaaggtgtagtgagtgaAGGTGTAGTGAGTGAAGGTGTAGTGAGTGAAAGAGTAGTGAGTGAATGTGTCGTGAGTAAAGCTGTAGTGAGTAAAGCTGTAGTGAATAAAGGTGTAAtgagtaaaggtgtagtgagtgaAAGAGTAGTGAGTGAATGTGTAGTGAGTAAAACtgtagtgagtaaaggtgtagtgagtgaAAGTGTTGTGAGTGAAGGTGTTGTGAGTGAGAGTGTAGTGAGTGAAAGTGTAGTGAGTGAAGGTGTTGTGAGTGAAAGTGTAGTGAGTGAAGGTGTTGTGAGTGAAA GTGTAGTGAGTGAAGGTGTAGTGAGTGAAAGAGTAGTGAGTGAATGTGTAGTGAGTAAAACtgtagtgagtaaaggtgtagtgagtgaAAGTGTTGTGAGTGAAGGTGTTGTGAGTGAGAGTGTAGTGAGTGAAAGTGTAGTGAGTGAAG gtgtagtgagtgaAAGTGTAGTGAGTGAAAGTGTAGTGAGTGAAA GTGTTGTGAGTGAAAGTGTAGTGAGTGAAGGTGTAGTGAGTGAAAGTGTTGAGAGTTTTACACACTCACATAAAACTACTTCCCTCACATCTCTCCTCAATCACATCCAGTATAGACATCTGTAA
- the LOC127920212 gene encoding uncharacterized protein LOC127920212 isoform X1, whose protein sequence is MSAVLGKDVVSESVVSESVVSNVVGKGVVGKGVMSDVVSKGVVSKGVMSKGVMSEGVLSESVVSKAVVSKGVMSKGVVSEGVVSEGVMSKGVMSKGVVSEGVVSEGVVSERVVSECVVSKAVVSKAVVNKGVMSKGVVSERVVSECVVSKTVVSKGVVSESVVSEGVVSESVVSESVVSEGVVSESVVSEGVVSESVVSEGVVSERVVSECVVSKTVVSKGVVSESVVSEGVVSESVVSESVVSEGVVSESVVSEGVVSESVVSEGVVSESVVSEGVVSESVVSEGVVSESVVSEGVVSESVVSEGVVSESVVSEGVVNKGVMSDVVGKGVVGDVVGDVVGNGVMSNGVVSGVVGKGVVSDVVSEGVMSKGVVGKSLVSERCSE, encoded by the exons ATGAGTGCTGTATTGGGTAAAGATGTAGTGAGTGAAAGTGTAGTGAGTGAAAGTGTAGTGAGTAATGTAGTGGGTAAAGGTGTAGTGGGTAAAGGTGTAATGAGTGAtgtagtgagtaaaggtgtagtgagtaaaggtgtaATGAGTAAAGGTGTAATGAGTGAAGGTGTATTGAGTGAAAGTGTAGTGAGTAAAGCtgtagtgagtaaaggtgtaatgagtaaaggtgtagtgagtgaAGGTGTAGTGAGTGAAGGTGTAATGAGTAAAGGTGTAAtgagtaaaggtgtagtgagtgaAGGTGTAGTGAGTGAAGGTGTAGTGAGTGAAAGAGTAGTGAGTGAATGTGTCGTGAGTAAAGCTGTAGTGAGTAAAGCTGTAGTGAATAAAGGTGTAAtgagtaaaggtgtagtgagtgaAAGAGTAGTGAGTGAATGTGTAGTGAGTAAAACtgtagtgagtaaaggtgtagtgagtgaAAGTGTTGTGAGTGAAGGTGTTGTGAGTGAGAGTGTAGTGAGTGAAAGTGTAGTGAGTGAAGGTGTTGTGAGTGAAAGTGTAGTGAGTGAAGGTGTTGTGAGTGAAA GTGTAGTGAGTGAAGGTGTAGTGAGTGAAAGAGTAGTGAGTGAATGTGTAGTGAGTAAAACtgtagtgagtaaaggtgtagtgagtgaAAGTGTTGTGAGTGAAGGTGTTGTGAGTGAGAGTGTAGTGAGTGAAAGTGTAGTGAGTGAAGGTGTTGTGAGTGAAAGTGTAGTGAGTGAAGGTGTTGTGAGTGAAAGTGTAGTGAGTGAAGGTGTTGTGAGTGAAAGTGTAGTGAGTGAAGGTGTTGTGAGTGAAAGTGTAGTGAGTGAAGGTGTTGTGAGTGAAAGTGTAGTGAGTGAAGGTGTAGTGAGTGAAAGTGTAGTGAGTGAAGGTGTTGTGAGTGAAAGTGTAGTGAGTGAAGGTGTAGTGAATAAAGGTGTAATGAGTGATGTAGTGGGTAAAGGTGTAGTGGGTGATGTAGTGGGTGATGTAGTGGGTAACGGTGTAATGAGTAACGGTGTAGTGAGTGGTGTAGTGGgtaaaggtgtagtgagtgaTGTAGTGAGTGAAGGTGTAATGAGTAAAGGTGTAGTGGGTAAAAGTTTAGTGAGTGAAAGGTGTAGTGAGTAA